The genomic stretch CGAGGCGATCCGCATCGCCAACGACTCGTCCTTCGGGCTCGGCTCCTCGGCCTGGACCAACGACCCCGAAGAGCAGGAGCGATTCATAGACGAGATAGAGGCCGGGATGGTCTACATCAACAAGATGACCGAGTCCACCCCCGAGGCTCCCTTCGGCGGGGTGAAGAACAGCGGCTACGGACGCGAGCTCTCGCACTTCGGCATCCACGAGTTCATGAACGCGAAGACCGTCTGGATCGGGGACGGCGGGAGCGCGGCGGGCGCCGTGGAGTGAAAGCTCTTGCACCGGCCGGGAGGGAGGTAGTATAACCTCTCTGCTACGTTGAGGATCGTGCAGGCCAGAGAGCGCGCCGGGAGGAACCCGTGAGCTATACGCTCAGGTTCATAGGCCTCGGCGCGCTCTATGGTTTCGCTTTCGCGCTCGTCAAGGCACTCTTCCCGGAGCCCTTCATCCTCTTCGTGCTGAAGGGCGGACAGAGCAGCGAGGGCAACCTGGCTTTCGTCTCGATCTTCTATATAACGGCGGGCTTCATAGCCGGGCTTATCGCCGGTCCCCTCTTCGGCGGGCTGCTCCGGCTGCGGCGCTCCAGAGCCGGCGACGCCTACTTCGAGCCGAAGCCGACGATGCGCATAATCCTGAGCCTGCTGTTCGCGCTGCTCATGGGCCTGATCTCCGGCCTGATCATCCTCGGGGCCTACTACACCGGCGTGCTGCCGCCCGGGAAGATCCTCGACCCGTTCCCCTCGGTCCACAACGTCCTGTTCCCGATAGAACCTGCGCTGGTCGTGATCTGGGCCATCGCCCGTGACGTTCTGCCGGCGGGGTTCACCGGGCTCCTGCTCGCGCCCATAGGCGGCGGACCGCTCCTCCGGCTGTACGCCGCGGGTAGACACCTGGCGCAGAAGCACTACGAGGATTTCTAGGGGAGCAGGCTCCTAGAGGATGTTGACGAGCGGAGAGAGCTTGCACTCGTTGAGGCCGTAGCTCCTGCGGCCCCTGACCGGACGCACCAGGTACTCCAGGCAGTTGCCCCGGCAATCCACCCTGCCGCAGGGGTTCTCGGTGGTACCGAGGTTCTCGACGACCTCGACGACAGGGTTTTTGCGCTCCTGCGGGCGCACGTCTTTGCGCAGGGCATACTCGCCCTCCTCGAAGTACCACCGGCCGTAGCGGAACTCTGCCATACACCGGTAATTGTACACCAGCGATTTGATCCAGGTCACATCCACCGCAGGACCAGTGCTGTCAGAATGGGCCGGTAAGTAAGGAGAGGACGGTATGAGAGTCTACATCTCGGCGGACATGGAGGGTGTGACGGGGGTGACCCACCCGGACGACGTCATCCCGGGGCGCCCTCGCTACGAGGCTTTCAGGAAGCTCCTCACTGCGGACGTGAACGCCGCCATCGAGGGAGCGCGGCGGGCCGGTGCGCGAGAGTTCCTGGTCAACGAGGCGCACGACGGGATGCGCAACCTTCTCCTCGAGCGGCTAGATCCCGAGGCGGAGGTGATCGTGGGTTCCCGCAAGCCTCTCTCGATGATGGAGGGCTGCAACGAGGCGGACGTGGTCTTCTTCGTCGGCTACCATTCGGCGGCCGGGACGGGCGGCATCCTGAGTCACACCTTCACCGGTCCCTCGACGCTCGTGAGGCTGGAGCTGAACGGCGAGGTGTGCAGCGAGGGCCGGATGAACGCTGCCCTCGCCGGGCTCGCGGGCATCCCGGTGGGCCTGGTGACGGGAGACGACCTGATCTGCGCCGAATCCGAGGCCCTCTACCCGGGCGTCCGCACCGCCTGCGTCAAGACCGCCGTAGACCGCTACACCGCCCGCTGCCTCTCGCCGGAGGCGGCCCGCGAGCGTATCTGCCGGGCGGCCTTCGAGGCCGTGAGTCGCCGGGGGGATCTCTCGCCCTACGCCCCGGAGGGTCCGTACACCTTCACTGCGGAGTTCGCGAGCGCGAGCACGGCCGAGAGCGTGATGTACTTCCCCGGCCTGAAGCGGCTGGACGATCGGCGCGTCTGCTGGACGCACGAGGACTACGAGACGGCGTTCAGGATGTTCATCGGGGTGATGCGCCTCGCCCGCACCGACCCGGACTACGGATAGAGAACCGATGAGCCACACCTTCTACATCGTCGACGTCTTCGCCGAGGAGAAATACGCGGGCAACCAGCTCGCGGTGGTGCTGGAGGCCGGCGACCTCTCCTCCGGGGAGATGCAGAGGGTGGCCTCCGAGATGAACTACTCCGAGACCTCCTTCGTTCTCTCCACGGAGAGGGACGCCCACCGGGTTCGCATCTTCACTCCCAGGGAAGAGCTTCCCTTCGCCGGTCACCCGACGCTCGGGACGGCGTATGTCATACGGCACGAGGCTCCGGAAGAGCCTGCCGGTCGCCTGGTGCTCGAGGTGCCCGCCGGGCGCATCCCGGTGGATTTCGGCGAGGAGCTCTGGATGCACCAGCTCCCTCCCGCCTTCGGAGGGGAGCACGACCGGCAGGAGACGGCCCGCTCCCTCGGGCTGAAGGAGCGCGACCTGGACCCGGAGCTGCCGGTCGAGACGGTCTCGACGGGCATCCCGGTCGTCATCGTTCCCCTGAGAGACCTGGACGCCCTCCGGCGCTGCCGACCTCTCGGGGTGAGAGAGAAGAGCGTATACGCCTTCTGCCCGGGCTCGCACGGTGACGGGCCGGGGGACCTCTCGGCCCGGATGTTCGCCGGCGGCATCGGCGTCACCGAGGACCCCGCGACCGGGAGCGCCGCCGGGTGCCTCGCCTCCTACCTGGTCGAGCATCGCGGTGGCCCGGTCGATCTCCGGGTCGAGCAGGGCTACGAGATCGGACGCCCCTCACTGCTCTACCTGCGGGCGGGAAGAGACGAAGCCGGTACGATGCGGGTCTCGGTCGGCGGCAGGGTGCAGCTGGCGGCGAGGGGAGAGCTTCTGTGAGGAGGTTCGAACGCCGCCGCGGCGCGCTGGCTCGAAAAACCCGCCCCGGGATCCCCCCTCGAAGAGCTACGCCTCGCGCCTCCGGGTGAACCCCCGGTAACATTTCGGTAACGCAGGGAGCTTTCGCCCCAAACCCCCTTGCCGGGCGCACGAAGTGTGCTAACTTCCAGATTCCGGTCTCTATATGCCCGGAGCATTTATGTGAGAAGAGTGAGCTGCAGGCGAACCGGAGAAGGGAGGTGATCTCTGCGTGATGGGAGCGGGTGTGTTCAGGGATCTGTGGTTCAGGGCTGGTGCTCGGACGTTCCGCTACCGGATGGCGGGGGCGTTGGGGCGGCTGCGGGCGAACGGCGGGCTCATACTGCGCAAGGCCGTGGCCGCGGGTGTGGCGTGGGGTGTGGCGCACGTTTTGCTGGGGCACCAGAACCCGTCGTTTGCGGCGATCGCGGCGATCATCTCTTTGGGGGCCGCCGCCGGCAGGGAGGGGCGGCAGGCGGTCGAGCTGGTTCTCGGGGTGGCCTGCGGGCTCGCCATAGCGGACGTCTTCGTCTCGGCGATAGGCTCGGGGGCGGTCCAGATCGGGGTAGTGGTCGCGCTGGCGACGGCGGTGGCGCTCCTCATCGGGGAGAGCGAGCTCCTGGTGACGGAGGCCGCGGTCTCGGCCCTTCTGATGGTGACGCTCGTGCCGGCGAGCCCGGCGCCGTTCACCGGGCGTTTCCTGGACGCACTCATCGGCAGCGGGATGGCGCTCGCGGTGCGCGCCGTCTTCCCGGAGAACCCGCGCAGGAAGGTGCGTGAGGCGGCGCGTCCGGTCTTCGGCGAGCTCGCCGGTGTTCTTGAGGAGGTGGCCGGGGCGCTCGAGGCGGGGGATCTCGAATGGGCCGAGAGGGCGCTCGGACGGGCGCGGGCGATGGACGGCAGGGTCGAGGATCTCAGGGAGGCGCTCTCCTCCGGGTACGGGGCGAGCCGTCTCTCCCCGGCGCGCCGGAGGGCGCTCGGCGAGCTCGGGTTCTACTCCACCGCCGCAGGACAGCTCGACCTGGCGGTGCGCAACGTGCGGGTCCTGGCGCGGGCCGCGAGGGCGCTGATAAGGAGCGGGCATCTCCGGGCGCAGGGCCTTCCCGCCGCCGTGCGGCAGCTCGCCGGGTCGGTGGGGGCTCTGGGTGTCTACCTCGAGCGGCTGGAGAACCCCGGTGAGGCCCGCGCGCTTGCCCTCGAGGCCGCCGCCGGGGCGACCGCCGTCCTTGTCGAGCACAAGGAGCTCGAGACGAGCATGCTCGTCGGGCAGATCCGGTCCACCGCGGTGGATCTTTTGCAGGCCTCCGGAATGAGCTACACCGAGTCGCTGCAGGCGCTGGACGAGGCCGCGATAAGGCGCACCAGCGAGGTGCAATCCGCCCGTTAGAATCTTTTCCTCTGTAACCGGAGCGGGAGGTCTCGGATGGAAGGTCGCGTCGCGCTCGTCACCGGGGCGGGAAACCCGCGAGGGATCGGAGCCGCCGTCTGCCGCGAGCTGGCGGACAAGGGGATGGACGTGTTCTTCTCCTGCCTGGAGGGAGAGGATCCGTCCCCCCTGCTCGCGGAGCTTAAGAGATGCGGGGTGCGCGCGGGATGTTTGCGGATCGACCTTGCGCCTCCGGACTCGGCGGAGCGGCTGCTCGATGCGGTGGAGGAGCAGATCGGTCCGCCCTCCGTCCTCGTCAACAACGCCGCCCGCTCGGAGCGCGACGGCTACGAGAACCTGGATGCCGCGACGCTCGACGCCCACTACGCGGTGAACCTGCGGGCGACGGCGCTGTTGTGCGCAGGGTTCGCCCGCCGCTTCCGGGGGACATCGGGCAGGATCGTAAACCTCACCTCCGGCCAGTCGCTCGGGCCCATGCCCGGCGAGCTCGCCTACGCCGCGACCAAGGGCGCCCTCGAGGCGTTCACCCGCACCCTCGCCGCCGAGCTCATGCACAGGGGTATCACCGCCAACGCCCTCGACCCCGGCCCGACCGATACCGGCTGGATGTCGCCGGAGGTGAGAGAGGATCTCGCCGCCAGGTTCCCGGCTGGAAGGATGGGCCGTCCCGAGGACGCGGCGAAGGTCGTCGCGTTCCTCGCGGGGGAGGATTCGGCCTGGATCACGGGCCAGACCATCCACGCCGAGGGCGGGTTCCTGCGCGGATGATATAACGTATGCAGCATGAGGCTGCCCCCCGCCTGCAGGCGCTTCCTCTCCGTCCTCCTCGCGAAGAAGGAGGACGAGCTCAACGCCTACGTCCGCGGCCCTCTCTTCCCCCGGAGGGTATTCGTGGTCCTGCTCGGCCTCTTCGTCGCATCGTCCATGCTCACCGCCGACTGGTTCGGGCTTTTGCTCCTCAACGCCGGCGGCGTCGCCCGGCAGATAGGGATCCTCTACACTCTAAGGGTGACCTCAGTCCTGCTCGGGGCCGTCTCGTTTTCCTCCCTGCTCCTCGCGGCTCACTATGCCCGTCTCTACACCTACACCTCCGAGGAGAACGTCTTCTTCACCACCTGCTTCGCGCTGTCGTTCTTGCTCGGTTTCCCCTGCGCCCTCACCTGGGTCTTCGGATGATCCTCCCACGGCCGTTGTGCGCCCGGCCTTCTCGATCCTCTTCCGCGGATGCTCACGCCGCTCGCGACAGGACTTTTGTGGGCGCTTTCGGGGGTGTTCTTCTCGAAGCTCCAGTACCGCGAGGGCATGCCCGGCATCCTCGACCCGCTCTACCAGCTTCCCCACGCCGTCCACTTCGGCCCCGGAGGCGTTCCCTGTTAACCTCTCGCTCGCGGTCGCCGCGTTGGCGCTGTGCTTCTC from Rubrobacter calidifluminis encodes the following:
- a CDS encoding FUSC family protein: MGAGVFRDLWFRAGARTFRYRMAGALGRLRANGGLILRKAVAAGVAWGVAHVLLGHQNPSFAAIAAIISLGAAAGREGRQAVELVLGVACGLAIADVFVSAIGSGAVQIGVVVALATAVALLIGESELLVTEAAVSALLMVTLVPASPAPFTGRFLDALIGSGMALAVRAVFPENPRRKVREAARPVFGELAGVLEEVAGALEAGDLEWAERALGRARAMDGRVEDLREALSSGYGASRLSPARRRALGELGFYSTAAGQLDLAVRNVRVLARAARALIRSGHLRAQGLPAAVRQLAGSVGALGVYLERLENPGEARALALEAAAGATAVLVEHKELETSMLVGQIRSTAVDLLQASGMSYTESLQALDEAAIRRTSEVQSAR
- a CDS encoding SDR family oxidoreductase, yielding MEGRVALVTGAGNPRGIGAAVCRELADKGMDVFFSCLEGEDPSPLLAELKRCGVRAGCLRIDLAPPDSAERLLDAVEEQIGPPSVLVNNAARSERDGYENLDAATLDAHYAVNLRATALLCAGFARRFRGTSGRIVNLTSGQSLGPMPGELAYAATKGALEAFTRTLAAELMHRGITANALDPGPTDTGWMSPEVREDLAARFPAGRMGRPEDAAKVVAFLAGEDSAWITGQTIHAEGGFLRG
- a CDS encoding PhzF family phenazine biosynthesis protein — its product is MSHTFYIVDVFAEEKYAGNQLAVVLEAGDLSSGEMQRVASEMNYSETSFVLSTERDAHRVRIFTPREELPFAGHPTLGTAYVIRHEAPEEPAGRLVLEVPAGRIPVDFGEELWMHQLPPAFGGEHDRQETARSLGLKERDLDPELPVETVSTGIPVVIVPLRDLDALRRCRPLGVREKSVYAFCPGSHGDGPGDLSARMFAGGIGVTEDPATGSAAGCLASYLVEHRGGPVDLRVEQGYEIGRPSLLYLRAGRDEAGTMRVSVGGRVQLAARGELL
- a CDS encoding M55 family metallopeptidase; translation: MRVYISADMEGVTGVTHPDDVIPGRPRYEAFRKLLTADVNAAIEGARRAGAREFLVNEAHDGMRNLLLERLDPEAEVIVGSRKPLSMMEGCNEADVVFFVGYHSAAGTGGILSHTFTGPSTLVRLELNGEVCSEGRMNAALAGLAGIPVGLVTGDDLICAESEALYPGVRTACVKTAVDRYTARCLSPEAARERICRAAFEAVSRRGDLSPYAPEGPYTFTAEFASASTAESVMYFPGLKRLDDRRVCWTHEDYETAFRMFIGVMRLARTDPDYG